From the Anaeromyxobacter dehalogenans 2CP-1 genome, the window CCAGCATGGCCGTCGCCAGCTTCGCGAGCCCGGGCGCGCCGTGCTGGTCGGAGGCGTAGCCCGCGTCCACCAGCAGGTCGAGCTGCACGTCCGGGACCGCGTGGCGCTCGGCCACCACGACCTTCAGGCCGTTGGAGAGCTGGTGCCGCGTGAACGCCGGGAACCGGGGCGCCGGCGCCGGCCCGGGCTCGGGCCGCACCTTGCGATCCGCGCCGGTGGCGGCGGCCTGCAGCTCGGGGAACGGCAGCACCGACAGCACGTAGACGCCGTCTGACAGCCAGCGGCGGCAGGCGTCCCGGACCTGGGCGGCGGTGGCCGAGCGGATGCGCCCGAGCCGGGTGCGGTAGGCGTCCGGCGTCCCGCCGTAGACCTGGTTCTCGGCGAGCACGTCGGAGACGCCGCCGAAGCCGCCGATGCGCTCCACGCCGCGCACGAACTCGGACAGGATGCCGGTCTTCGCCCGCACCAGCTCCTCGGCGGTGGGGCCCTGCGCCACGAGCCGCGCCACCTCCTCGCGCACCGCGCGCTCGACCCTGGCGAGGTCGCCACCGGGCTTCGCGGTCGCCTCGATGAAGAACGTCGAGCCGATCTCGCTGGTGCCCGGATCGGCGCTCACGTCGGTGGCGATCCGCTCGTCGTAGACGAGCCGCTTGTAGAGCCGCGAGCTCTTGCCCGACGCGAGCACCCGGGCCGCCACCGTGAGCAGGTCGTCGTCCGGGTGGCCCCACTCCGGCGTGTTCCACACCAGGTAGGCGCGCGCCTGCGGCACGCGGTCCTGCATCACCTGGCGCTGCTCGCCGGTGCGCTTCGCGATCCAGGCCTGCTGCTTGGCGATGGGCTCGCCCGGCGGCACGTCGCCGAAGTAGTGCTCGACCTTCTTGCGGACCTCGTCGGGCTTCACGTCGCCCGCCACCACCAGCACCGCGTTGCTCGCGCCGTAGTAGCCGCGGAACCACTCCTTCACGTCGTCGAGCGAGGCGGCCCCCAGGTCCTCCATGGAGCCGATCACCGTCCAGGAGTACGGGTGCGCCTTCGGGTAGAGCGAGGGCGTCATCACGTCGTACACGCGCCCGTACGGCTGGTTCTCGCCCTGCCGCTTCTCGTTCTGGACGACCCCGCGCTGCTCGTCGAGGCGCGCCTGCGTGATGGCGCCGAGCAGGTGGCCCATGCGGTCGGACTCCATCCACAGCACGGTGTCGAGCGCCGACACCGGCACGTTCTGGAAGTAGTTGGTCCGGTCGTTGTTGGTGGTGCCGTTCAGGTCGGTGGCGCCGACGCGCTCCAGCACCTTGAACCAGTCGTCGTCGAAGTGCTCCGAGCCGTTGAACATCAGGTGCTCGAAGAGGTGCGCGAATCCGGTCTTGCCCGGCCGCTCGTTCTTGGAGCCGACGTGGTACCAGACGTTCACCGCCACGATGGGCGCCTTGTGGTCCTCGTGGACGATGAGCGTGAGGCCGTTCGGCAGCACGCTCTTCACGTACGGCAGGTCCGGGATCTCCGGCAGGCGCACGGCGGCGGGAGCGGCTGGGGCGGCGGCGGCCGGCGAGGGCATGGCGGCCAGGGCTGCGATGCCGGCGAGGGCGAGGGAGGCGAGGGTGCGTGTGGGCATGTGGGCTCCGTTCGGTCGCAGAGGCCCGGATCCCGGAGACGTGACGGCTGCCCGCCCTCCCGGACCCGGCCGGGGGTGCGCGACGCCGCGCACCTGGCGCGCGCACACGAACGCACCGTCCGCGCACGCCTCCGCGGGTCGGTCACCGCGCACCCGCCGCGCATGATAGCGTTCCGGGGCGACGGCAACCCGCCGTTTTCCCCCAGCCGACCCTCCCCGCCCGCCCACCATGCGCTCCGTCTCCCTCGAGCTCCGGCTCCTCGTCGCCCTCTTCGCCCTCTGCGCCGGGGCCGCCTTCCTCGGCGCACGCCTGAGCGGCGGGATCGTCGAGCAGCAGGTGGAGCAGGCCGGCACCGAGCGGCTGCGCGGCGCGGAGGAGGCGTTCGCGTCGCAGGAGCGGGCCGAGATCGAGAAGCTCTCGGCCACGCTCGACGCGCTGCTGTCGCGGGACGACCTGCGCCAGGCGTTCGTGGCGCGCGACCGGGAGCGCCTGCTGGCGCTCTCCGCGCCGCTGTTCGAGACGATGCGCGACCGGGATCGGATCACCCACTGGTACTTCATCGCGCCGGAGCCCGACGCGACCGTGTTCCTGCGCGTCCACCGGCCCGAGCTGCGCGGCGACAAGGTCGATCGGGTCACGTTCCGGCGCGCGGTGGAGACGGCCGACGTGGGCGCCGGCAAGGAGCTGGGGCGCACCGCGTTCGCGCTGCGGGTGGTCCGGCCCTGGCTCCAGGATGGGAAGGTGGTCGGCTACCTCGAGCTGGCCGAGGAGATCGACCACTTCCTGGGCGCGATGAAGTCGCGCACCGGCGACGACTACGGGATCCTGGTGAAGAAGCGGTTCCTCGACCAGCGGCGCTGGGCCGAGGTGCTCGGCGAGCGCTCGAACACCTGGAACGACCGGGCCGACGTGGTGGTGGTCGACACCACCACCTTCACCGAGGGCATCATCGACTACGAGGGCGACCTCGAGGTGCTGCCCGACGAGGGCGTCGCGCTCGGCGAGGTGGTCCGCGACGACCGCGCGTACATGCGCGGCATCTTCCCGCTGCGGGACGCGGGCGGGCGCAAGGTGGGCGGCCTGTTCGTGCTGCACGACTTCACCGCGGAGCACGGCGCGGCCCGCGCCGCCATGCTCCGCTCCTTCATGGTGCTGATCGGCGTCGGCGCGGTGCTGGCCGCGATCCTGGCCGCGATGCTGCACTACGCGGTGTTCGCCCGGCTGCGCCGGCTGGAGCGCCGGCTCGAGCGCGAGGCGGCCCTGCGCCAGCTTCCGCCGGGGCGGGTGGTCGAGCTCACCGACGACGAGATCGGCCGGCTCGAGGTGCTGCTGGGCCGCGCGCTGTTTCCGAGCCGCGACGAGTTGCCGCGCGACCCATCGTCCACCGGCCGCCAGGGTTGACCCGAGGCAAGGCCGCAGGGATCCCGCGGGCGCATCCTGCGCCTGGGCCGGAGGGAATCGGCCAAGGCGATCATGGCGGAAGCACGCGAAGCCGAGGAGCGTGGCACCGGCGCCCCGGCGCCGGCCGGTGGCGTCCCGGGAGGGAGTGCGTCCGGCCGCGCAGTGCCGTTCTGGCGCCGCCTCTCCACCAAGCTGCTGGCCGCGGTGGTGCTGCTCGCCCTGCTCGCGCTCGCGGCCGTGGTGCTCGCGGAGCGCCGCTTCGAGCGGCACCTCCAGGACGAGATCGTCCGCTCCACCGCGCTGGTCGGCGAGGCGGTGACCACGGTGGGCCAGGCGGCGCTGCTCGGCGCGACCGAGCGCCACGAGTACCGGACCATCGGCCGGCTCGCCGCGCTGGAGGGCGTGGACCGGATGCGCGTCCTCGACCCCCGGGGCACGGTTCGCTACGCCAGCCGGCCCGAGGAGATCGGGCAGACCCGCGACAAGGCGCACGCCTCCTGCGTGCCCTGCCACGCCGGGCACGAGCTGCCGCTCTCGCGGGCGCCGGCGGAGCAGCGCTGGCGCGAGGAGCGCGGGCCGTCCGGCCGTCGCCTGGTGGTCACCACGCCCGTCTACAACGACCGGACCTGCGCCACCGCCGAGTGCCACGTCCACCCGCCCGGCCGGCAGGTGCTGGGCCTGCTCGAGACCGACGTGGCCCTGGAGCCGATCCTCTCCGGCGTGGCGTCGTTCCGGCGCGGCTTCGTCTCGCTGCTCGTGATCGCGATCGTCGCGACCTCGGCGCTCATGTACCTGTTCCTCCGCTCGGAGGTGCTCGGGCCGGTGGCCGCGCTGGTCGAGGGCACGCGGCGCGTGGCGAAGGACCAGCTCGACGTGGAGGTCCGGGTCCGCTCGCGCGGCGAGCTCGGCAACCTGGCCGCGTCGTTCAACGACATGACCCGCTCGCTCCGGCGCCTGGAGGACGAGCTGAACGGGCTGCTCGCCGGCCTCGAGGAGCAGGTGGAGGCGCGCACGGCCGATCTGCGCAACGCGCAGGAGCAGCTGGTGCGGACCGAGAAGCTCTCCTCCCTGGGCAAGCTCTCGGCCTCCATCGCCCACGAGATCAACAACCCGCTCGCCGGCATCCTCACGTTCGCGAAGCTGGTGTCACGCACCCTGGCCGAGGGTCCGCCCGACGACGCGCGGCGCGCGGTGCTGCAGCGGAACCTGGGGCTGGTCGAGCGCGAGGCCCAGCGCTGCAGCGCCATCGTGCGCAACCTGCTCGACTTCGCGCGCGAGCGCCCCATGGCGAAGAAGCCGGTGGATCCGCGCGCGGCGGTGGAGGAGGCGCTGTCCCTCATCGCGAACCAGATCGCCATCCAGGGCGTGAAGCTGGAGCGCCACCTGCCTCCGCTCCCGCAGGTGCTCGCCGACTTCGGCCAGCTCCGCCAGGCGTTCGTGAACGTGGCGATGAACGCCTGCGAGGCGATGGGCGCGAAGGGCGGCAAGCTGCGGATCACCGCGCGCGCGCCGGAGGGAGCGGTGGAGATCGCGTTCCAGGACGACGGGCCGGGCATGCCGCCGGAGCGCGTGAGCCACATCTTCGACCCGTTCTTCACCACCAAGGAGAAGGGCACCGGCCTGGGCCTCTCGGTGGTGTACGGCATCGTGCAGCGCCACGGTGGGAGCATCGCCGTGGACAGCACCGAGGGCGAGGGCACCACCTTCACCTTCCGGCTGCCGGCGGTCCCGGCGGAGCGGACCGCGGAGCCGCCGGCCCCGCCGATCCCGGCCGACCCGGCCGCCGCGCCGGCGCGCGCGCAGGGCTGATCGGCCCGGGCCGGCTCACCCGCCCCGCTGCGCGCCGCGCAGGAGCGCGGCGGCGAGCGAGAGCGGGCCGGAGGCGATGTCGTCGGCGTCGATCACGATCACCTCGTCGTCGCCGTCCCAGCGCGACTCGCGCGGCGGCAGCGGCCCGGCGCCGGGATCCACCACCAGCACCGCGGCGGGCACGAGCGCGCGCACCCAGCGCAGGATCGCCGCGAGCCGCCTCGGGCTGGCGCCGCGGCGCACGATCACCACCGGAGCCTCGGAGCGATCCCGCACGTGATCCAGAACAGGCGTCCGTCCGGCGCATTTCACCCCCTGGCGGGCACGTCCGCATTAGCATCCCCGGATGCGCCGGCCGCTCGTCACGCTCGACCGGGTGGACGTCCGCCTGGGCGGGGTCCCCGTCCTCGCCGACGTCACGCTCGCGCTCCACGCCGGCGAGGGGCTGGCGGTGCTGGGCGGGAACGGCGCGGGGAAGTCCACGCTCCTGCGGGTCCTGCGCGGGGAGCTGTGGCCGGATCCGCGCGGCGGGCGACGCCTGTTCCACGGGCCCGACGGCGCGTTCGAGAGCCCGATCGGCGCGCGCGAGCGGTTCGCGCGGGTGGCGCCCGAGGCGCAGGACGCGTACCTGCGCAACGACTGGGACCTGCCGGTCGAGGCGGTGATCCGCTCCGGCTTCTTCGACGCGCTGTGGCCCTCCGAGGCGGCGACGCCGGAGCAGGCGCGGCGCGTGCGCGAGGTGGCCGGCGCGCTGGGCGTGGACGCGCTGCTGGGGCGCTCGGTGCTGGAGCTGTCGCGCGGCGAGGGGCGGCGCGTGCTGCTGGCGCGCGCGCTCGCGCCGCGGCCGGAGGCGCTGTTCCTCGACGAGGCCTGCGACGGGCTCGACGCGCCGGCGCGGGCCGGGCTGCTCGAGACCGTGTCGGGCATCGCGCGCGGCGGCGTCGCGGTGGTGATGGCCACGCACCGGGTCGAGGAGCTCGTGCCCGAGCTGGGCCGCGTCATCCGGCTGGAGGGCGGGCGGATCGCCTGGGAGGGCGACCGCGCCGCCGCCCTGGCGGGCGCGCGCGAGGCCGCGGCGCCGCGCCGCGCGCCGCGGCGCGACGCCGGCCCGCGCGCGGCGCTCTTCGCGCTCCGCGGCGCCACCGTGCTCGTGGACGGGCGCGCGGTGCTCGACGGCGTGGACTGGACCGTCGGCGCCGGCGAGCGCTGGTCGGTGACCGGCCCGAACGGCGCGGGGAAGTCCACCCTGCTCCGGCTGCTCGCGGGCGAGGAGCAGCCGGCGCGCGGCGCGGTGGAGCGGCTCGGCCTCGGGCCCCACGCCTCGGCCGACGACCTGCGCGGCCGCGTGGGCCTGGTCTCGCCGGAGCTGCAGGCGCGCCACCGCTTCGACGCGCGCGCCGGGGACGTGGTGCTCTCCGGCTTCGCGGGCACGGTCGGCCTCGCCGTGGAGCCCACCGCGCGCGAGCGGGCGCTGGCCGCCGCCGCGGCGGCGCGGCTCGGCGTGACGCCGCTGCTCGAGCGCCACGTGCTGTCGCTCTCCTACGGCGAGCTGCGCAAGGTGCTCATCGCCCGCGCGCTCGCCTCGGCCCCGCGGGCGCTGCTGCTGGACGAGCCGCTCGCCGGGCTCGATCCCGGCGCGCGCGCCTGGGTGCTCCGGGTGCTCGACGATCTGGGCGCGGCCGGCACCGCCATCGTGGCCGTGTCCCACCACGCCAACGAGCTGCCCGGCGCGGTGGACGGGCGGGCGCGGCTCGAGGCGGGCCGGCTCTCCGTGGATCGCGGCTGAGGGGGACCGCGGCCGGCGGCGGGCGGGCGCACGGCGCGCCGCCCGGGCGGTGGCGTCGCGGGCGGCCCGGGGGTATCACCGTCGCGTGCCGCTCGCCCCGCTCCTCGCCCTGCTCGCCGCCGCCGCCCCGTCCCTGACCCTCGCGCCCGAGGCGGCGCGCCCCGGCGACGCGGTGCTGGTGCGGGTCGCGGGCACCGGGCGGGAGGCGCCGCGCGGCACGCTGGGCGGACGCCCGCTCACGTTCTGGCGCGCCGGCGCGGAGTGGCGCGCGCTGGCGGCGCTCCCCATCGAGACGCCGGCCGGCGAGCTCCCCGCGGAGGCCGAGGCCGGCGGCGCCGCGCTGCGGGCCACGCTGCGGATCGTCGAGCCCAGATTCGCGTCGCGCGCGCTCACGCTCGCGCCGAAGTACGTGGAGCCGCCCGAGGCGGTGAAGGCCCGCATCGCGGCCGACCGCAAGGCGTTCGCGGACGCCTACGCGCGCCCGTTCGAGCCGCCCGCGTTCGCGCGGCCGTTCGCGCTGCCCCGTCGCGCGCCCACCTCGGGCCGCTACGGCGACCAGCGGGTGCTGAACGGCGAGAAGCCGAGCGTGCACTACGGGCTCGACCTGACCGGCCCGCGCGGCGCGCCGGTGGCGGCCGCGAATGCCGGGCGGGTGGTGCTGGTGCGCGACGCCTACCTGTCCGGCCGGAGCGTGGTGCTGTGGCACGGGGCGGGCATCTACACGCTCTACTTCCACCTCGACCGCGTGGACGTGCGCGCCGGCCAGGTGGTGCGGCGCGGTCAGCGCATCGGGCGGCTCGGCTCGACCGGCCGCTCCACCGGCCCGCACCTGCACTGGAGCGTGCGGGTGGACGGGCTGCTCGTGGATCCGGAGTCGCTGGTCGCCATCGACTTCGCGCGGGGCGTCGCGCCCGCCCGCGCGCCGGCGCCCGCACCCGCGGTCGCCTCCCCGGCCGCCGTCCCGACCCCGACGCCGGCCCCGGCCGCCGTCGCCGCGCCGGCGACCCCGATCGCGCCCGCCGCCGCCGGCACGCCCGCCGCGCAGCCCTGACCCGCTAGCCCTCGCGCCGGATGACCTCCAGCATCGGCGCGTGGAGCGCCGGCGCCGCGGCCAGGATGTCGCCGGTCTCCAGCATCCGGTCGCCGCCGTCGAGGTCGGTGACCAGGGCCCCCGCCTCGCGCGCGATCAGGATCCCCGGCGCGACGTCCCACGGCTTCAGCCGCTCCTCCCAGAACCCGTCGAAGCGCCCGGCCGCGACGTAGGCGAGGTCGAGCGCCGCGCTCCCGAGGCGCCGCACGCCGCGCGCGCGGCGCACGAACGCGCCGAACAGCCGGAGCGGCCGCTCGTGGCGCCGGTGCACGTCGTAGGGGAAGCCGGTGACGAGCAGCGCCTGCACCAGCTCCCCGCGGGCGGACGCCCTCAGGGGCGCGCCGTTCAGGTGCGCCCCGCCGCCTCGGGCCGCCGTGAACAGCTCGTCGCGGAGCGGGTCGTAGGTCGCCCCGGCGGCGATCCCGGCCCCGTCGAGCGCGGCCACGTTCACCGCGAACTGGGGCAGCCCGTGCGCGTAGTTGGTCGTCCCGTCGAGCGGGTCCACCACGAAGCGGAGCCCGCCGCCCTCGCCACCCCGGCCGCCGCTCGCGCCCGACTCCTCCGCCAGGATCCCGGCGCCGGGGAAGCGGCCGCGCAGGAAGCCCAGCACCGCCGCCTCGCTCGCCCGGTCCGCGTCGGTGACGAGGTCGATCTCGCCCTTCAGCTCCACCGAGCGCGCCTGGCCCCACCGCTCCCGCAGCACCGCCCCGCCCCGCCGCGCCGCCTCGGCGCAGGCCTCCCGCAGCTCCGTCGCCTCGCTCATCCGCTCCGGCTCCTTTCCGCCCGCGGAGGATAGCCCGCCGCAGCCCTCGCCGCAGCGGCCACGCGGACGGAGCGCCCGACCCCCGCGCTTGGTAGAATGCCCGGATGCTCAAGGCGCTCGCCGTGCTCCGGACCATCTTCCTCCTCGGCCTGGTGGTGTACGTGGTCGCCTGGGCGATGCCCTGGTCCACCTACGTCGCCGATCCGATCGAGGTCCAGTACCGCCACTGCTCCGCCAGCCTCAGCCGGATGAGCGGCGCCGTCTGGATCGCCGTCGCCTGGATCGCGTTCGAGACCGTCGTCGGCTGGATGATGTCGGCCTGGTCCGGCCGCCGGAAGGGCGCCGCCCGCGTGCCCCCGCCGGCGAGCGGCGAGCCGCCGTTCGCGCCGCCGCCGCGCGGGTGAGCCCGGGCGCCGCGTGATGCGCCCGCGCGCACTCCTCTACCGGCTCCGCTCCTGGTTCTACCGCCGGGACGTGACGCTCTGGTACGACCCGCGCTACCGCCTGCCGCTCTCCGGCCTCGAGTCCGGCGCCGGCATGGAGCCGCGCCGCGCCGACTTCGTGGCCTGGTGGCTCGCCGACTCCGGCGCCGTGCCGCGCTCCCGGCGCCGCACGCCGCGGCGGATCTCGTTCGAGGACCTGGCGCGCGTGCACGACGCGGAGCTGCTCGAGTCGCTGGGCCACCCCGACACGCTGGCGCGGGTGTTCGCGGTGGACCCGTCCGACGTCCCGGTGGACGAGGTCATGACCACCGTCCGGCTGGCCTGCGGCGGCACCCTGGGCGCGGCCCGCGAGACGCTCCGCACGCGCGCCCCCGCCATCAACCTCCTGGGCGGCTTCCACCACGCGTTCCCCGGCGCCGCGGGCGGCTTCTGCCCGGTCAACGACGTCGCCGTCGCGATCGCCGCGGTGCGCGCGGAGGGGTTCTCGGGGCGCGTGGCGGTCCTCGATCTCGACGCGCACCCGCCCGACGGCATCGCCGCCTGCCTGGCGCAGGATCCCGATCACTGGATCGGCTCCATCTCCGGGTCGGACTGGGGGCCGCTCGAGGGCGTGGACGAGACGGTGCTCCCGCCGGGCAGCGGCGACGACCCCTACCTCGAGGCGCTCGGCGCGCTGCTCTCGCGGATGCCGCGGCCGCAGCTCGCGTTCGTGCTGGCCGGGGGCGACGTGCTGGCCGGCGATCGCTTCGGCCAGCTCGGGCTGTCGCTCGACGGCGCGCGCGAGCGCGACCTGCTCGTCGCCGCCGAGCTGGACTTCGTGCCCACCGTGTGGCTCTCGGCGGGCGGCTACTCGCGGCGATCCTGGCGCGCGCTGGCCGGCACGGGCATGGCGGTCGCGGCCGGCTCGCTCGCGCCCATCCCCGACGAGTACGACCCGCTCTCCGCCCGCTTCGAGATGGTCTCGCAGAAGCTCCTGCCCGGCGATCTCGGCGACACCGGCGACATCACCGCCGAGGATCTCGAGGAGGCGCTCGGCATGCGGCCGCGGCGCCAGCGGCTGCTGCTCGGCTTCTACACCGCCTCCGGCATCGAGCACGCGCTGTTCCGCTACGGCGTGCTGGAGCAGCTCGAGCGCATGGGCTACCGGCAGTTCCGGGTCGGGTTCGACTCCGCCGGGCTGGGCGATCGGGTGCGGCTCCACGGCGAGGCGGAGGGGCAGGAGCACCTGCTCGTCGAGCTGATCCTGGAACGGCGACACGTGCTCGGGGTCGAGGTGCTGTTCGTGCACTGGCTCTCGCTGCGCAACCCGCGGGCGCAGTTCAGCGACCGCCGCCCGCGCCTCCCGGGGCAGGAGGTGCCGGGGCTCGG encodes:
- a CDS encoding ATP-binding cassette domain-containing protein; this encodes MRRPLVTLDRVDVRLGGVPVLADVTLALHAGEGLAVLGGNGAGKSTLLRVLRGELWPDPRGGRRLFHGPDGAFESPIGARERFARVAPEAQDAYLRNDWDLPVEAVIRSGFFDALWPSEAATPEQARRVREVAGALGVDALLGRSVLELSRGEGRRVLLARALAPRPEALFLDEACDGLDAPARAGLLETVSGIARGGVAVVMATHRVEELVPELGRVIRLEGGRIAWEGDRAAALAGAREAAAPRRAPRRDAGPRAALFALRGATVLVDGRAVLDGVDWTVGAGERWSVTGPNGAGKSTLLRLLAGEEQPARGAVERLGLGPHASADDLRGRVGLVSPELQARHRFDARAGDVVLSGFAGTVGLAVEPTARERALAAAAAARLGVTPLLERHVLSLSYGELRKVLIARALASAPRALLLDEPLAGLDPGARAWVLRVLDDLGAAGTAIVAVSHHANELPGAVDGRARLEAGRLSVDRG
- a CDS encoding M16 family metallopeptidase is translated as MPTRTLASLALAGIAALAAMPSPAAAAPAAPAAVRLPEIPDLPYVKSVLPNGLTLIVHEDHKAPIVAVNVWYHVGSKNERPGKTGFAHLFEHLMFNGSEHFDDDWFKVLERVGATDLNGTTNNDRTNYFQNVPVSALDTVLWMESDRMGHLLGAITQARLDEQRGVVQNEKRQGENQPYGRVYDVMTPSLYPKAHPYSWTVIGSMEDLGAASLDDVKEWFRGYYGASNAVLVVAGDVKPDEVRKKVEHYFGDVPPGEPIAKQQAWIAKRTGEQRQVMQDRVPQARAYLVWNTPEWGHPDDDLLTVAARVLASGKSSRLYKRLVYDERIATDVSADPGTSEIGSTFFIEATAKPGGDLARVERAVREEVARLVAQGPTAEELVRAKTGILSEFVRGVERIGGFGGVSDVLAENQVYGGTPDAYRTRLGRIRSATAAQVRDACRRWLSDGVYVLSVLPFPELQAAATGADRKVRPEPGPAPAPRFPAFTRHQLSNGLKVVVAERHAVPDVQLDLLVDAGYASDQHGAPGLAKLATAMLDEGTRSRSALEISDTLQRLGARLDTGADLDTSLVSMAALRANLDASLALFADVVVNPVFPEADFERLKAQQLAGLGQEAVQPVTAAFRILPRLLYGEGHAYSNPLTGSGTAATVGKLSRADAARWHATWVKPNNATLVVVGDTTAAEIVPKLERLLGGWKAGEVPKKNLAQVALPAGQRVFLLDRPGSIQSVVIAGQVAPPRANPAEIAQTAMNTVLGGAFTSRLNMNLREDKHWSYGARALLTDARGQRPFFALAPVQADKTKETVLEIRKELAGIRGAKPVTAEEAAVARGTLTLSLPGRWETSRAVARSIAQIVRFGFDDRYFDGFAQKVAALGPKDLTDAARMVEPDRVTWVIIGDRAKIEPGLREIGLGEVQLVDADGNVKPGTVSDGAAPRPTERSSAGPHPAARGP
- a CDS encoding cache domain-containing protein; amino-acid sequence: MRSVSLELRLLVALFALCAGAAFLGARLSGGIVEQQVEQAGTERLRGAEEAFASQERAEIEKLSATLDALLSRDDLRQAFVARDRERLLALSAPLFETMRDRDRITHWYFIAPEPDATVFLRVHRPELRGDKVDRVTFRRAVETADVGAGKELGRTAFALRVVRPWLQDGKVVGYLELAEEIDHFLGAMKSRTGDDYGILVKKRFLDQRRWAEVLGERSNTWNDRADVVVVDTTTFTEGIIDYEGDLEVLPDEGVALGEVVRDDRAYMRGIFPLRDAGGRKVGGLFVLHDFTAEHGAARAAMLRSFMVLIGVGAVLAAILAAMLHYAVFARLRRLERRLEREAALRQLPPGRVVELTDDEIGRLEVLLGRALFPSRDELPRDPSSTGRQG
- a CDS encoding histone deacetylase family protein yields the protein MRPRALLYRLRSWFYRRDVTLWYDPRYRLPLSGLESGAGMEPRRADFVAWWLADSGAVPRSRRRTPRRISFEDLARVHDAELLESLGHPDTLARVFAVDPSDVPVDEVMTTVRLACGGTLGAARETLRTRAPAINLLGGFHHAFPGAAGGFCPVNDVAVAIAAVRAEGFSGRVAVLDLDAHPPDGIAACLAQDPDHWIGSISGSDWGPLEGVDETVLPPGSGDDPYLEALGALLSRMPRPQLAFVLAGGDVLAGDRFGQLGLSLDGARERDLLVAAELDFVPTVWLSAGGYSRRSWRALAGTGMAVAAGSLAPIPDEYDPLSARFEMVSQKLLPGDLGDTGDITAEDLEEALGMRPRRQRLLLGFYTASGIEHALFRYGVLEQLERMGYRQFRVGFDSAGLGDRVRLHGEAEGQEHLLVELILERRHVLGVEVLFVHWLSLRNPRAQFSDRRPRLPGQEVPGLGLAHEAGSMLARMAIRLGLGGVAFRPAHFHTAYAARHAFAFIDPERQGRFEALVRDLATVPLLEATRAVSEGRVLLDGRPYAWEADEMAYWLRESPSEPGEAERERERVRFTLLPEAPPPAVRAPAPPGAA
- a CDS encoding sensor histidine kinase, with product MPFWRRLSTKLLAAVVLLALLALAAVVLAERRFERHLQDEIVRSTALVGEAVTTVGQAALLGATERHEYRTIGRLAALEGVDRMRVLDPRGTVRYASRPEEIGQTRDKAHASCVPCHAGHELPLSRAPAEQRWREERGPSGRRLVVTTPVYNDRTCATAECHVHPPGRQVLGLLETDVALEPILSGVASFRRGFVSLLVIAIVATSALMYLFLRSEVLGPVAALVEGTRRVAKDQLDVEVRVRSRGELGNLAASFNDMTRSLRRLEDELNGLLAGLEEQVEARTADLRNAQEQLVRTEKLSSLGKLSASIAHEINNPLAGILTFAKLVSRTLAEGPPDDARRAVLQRNLGLVEREAQRCSAIVRNLLDFARERPMAKKPVDPRAAVEEALSLIANQIAIQGVKLERHLPPLPQVLADFGQLRQAFVNVAMNACEAMGAKGGKLRITARAPEGAVEIAFQDDGPGMPPERVSHIFDPFFTTKEKGTGLGLSVVYGIVQRHGGSIAVDSTEGEGTTFTFRLPAVPAERTAEPPAPPIPADPAAAPARAQG
- a CDS encoding inositol monophosphatase family protein is translated as MSEATELREACAEAARRGGAVLRERWGQARSVELKGEIDLVTDADRASEAAVLGFLRGRFPGAGILAEESGASGGRGGEGGGLRFVVDPLDGTTNYAHGLPQFAVNVAALDGAGIAAGATYDPLRDELFTAARGGGAHLNGAPLRASARGELVQALLVTGFPYDVHRRHERPLRLFGAFVRRARGVRRLGSAALDLAYVAAGRFDGFWEERLKPWDVAPGILIAREAGALVTDLDGGDRMLETGDILAAAPALHAPMLEVIRREG
- a CDS encoding M23 family metallopeptidase, producing MPLAPLLALLAAAAPSLTLAPEAARPGDAVLVRVAGTGREAPRGTLGGRPLTFWRAGAEWRALAALPIETPAGELPAEAEAGGAALRATLRIVEPRFASRALTLAPKYVEPPEAVKARIAADRKAFADAYARPFEPPAFARPFALPRRAPTSGRYGDQRVLNGEKPSVHYGLDLTGPRGAPVAAANAGRVVLVRDAYLSGRSVVLWHGAGIYTLYFHLDRVDVRAGQVVRRGQRIGRLGSTGRSTGPHLHWSVRVDGLLVDPESLVAIDFARGVAPARAPAPAPAVASPAAVPTPTPAPAAVAAPATPIAPAAAGTPAAQP